Proteins from a single region of Corylus avellana chromosome ca11, CavTom2PMs-1.0:
- the LOC132165547 gene encoding beta-glucuronosyltransferase GlcAT14B-like has protein sequence METNTNKPQQKKKNWFLALGFSLLLSTFLVFLTVFTSSNPSLLLYHETHVKNQLPEFVESKMGVSAANLKDSVPRLAYLISGSMGDGRSLKRTLKALYHPRNQYVVHLDLEASPEERLELAAYVRNEPLFKALGNVRMLVRANLVTYRGPTMVSNTLHAAAVLLRDGGEWDWFINLSASDYPLVTQDDLLHALSAIPRELNFIEHTSDIGWKEYQRAKPVIIDPGFYSLHKSDVFWVPEQRSVPSAYRLFTGSAWMMLSRPFIEFCLWGWDNLPRIVLMYYANFLSSPEGYFHTVICNAPEFRNTTVNHDLHFISWDNPPKQHPHFLTGDDFKRMVDSNAPFARKFGRNEAVLEKIDSELLGCSADGFVRGGWFNYQENANLTVPRLEMANTSELRPGPGAERLKRLVTGLLSAEDFHENQCA, from the exons ATGGAGACGAATACAAATAAGCcacagcagaagaagaagaactggTTTCTTGCACTGGGGTTCAGTCTTCTGCTGTCTACCTTCCTCGTCTTCCTCACCGTTTTCACTTCCTCGAACCCCTCCCTGCTGCTCTACCACGAAACCCATGTCAAGAACCAGCTCCCGGAGTTCGTGGAATCCAAGATGGGGGTCTCCGCGGCGAATTTGAAGGATTCGGTCCCCAGGCTGGCGTACTTAATCTCCGGCTCAATGGGCGACGGGCGGAGCCTGAAGAGGACCCTCAAGGCGCTGTACCACCCGCGGAACCAGTACGTGGTGCACCTCGACCTGGAGGCCTCGCCGGAGGAGCGGCTGGAGCTGGCGGCCTATGTGAGGAACGAGCCCCTGTTTAAGGCGCTGGGGAATGTGCGGATGCTCGTGAGAGCCAATTTGGTTACGTACAGAGGGCCGACGATGGTCAGCAATACGCTTCACGCCGCCGCCGTTTTGTTGAGGGATGGCGGCGAATGGGATTGGTTTATTAACTTGAGTGCTTCGGATTATCCCCTGGTCACCCAAGATG ATCTGCTTCATGCATTGTCAGCTATTCCAAGGGAACTTAATTTTATTGAGCATACAAGTGACATTGGCTGGAAGGA GTATCAGAGAGCCAAGCCTGTTATAATTGATCCGGGTTTCTATAGCCTGCATAAATCAGATGTATTTTGGGTGCCAGAGCAAAGAAGCGTGCCATCTGCATATAGGCTATTTACAG GTTCTGCTTGGATGATGCTCTCTCGCCCTTTTATAGAATTCTGTTTGTGGGGATGGGACAACCTTCCAAGGATAGTCCTTATGTATTATGCCAACTTTCTTTCTTCACCCGAAGGGTACTTTCATACAGTCATCTGCAATGCCCCGGAGTTCCGGAACACCACAGTAAACCATGATCTTCACTTCATATCGTGGGACAACCCTCCGAAACAACACCCGCATTTTCTCACAGGAGATGACTTTAAGAGAATGGTAGACAGCAATGCCCCCTTCGCAAGGAAATTTGGCAGAAATGAAGCTGTTCTTGAGAAGATTGATTCTGAGCTTTTGGGCTGCAGTGCCGATGGTTTTGTGCGTGGTGGATGGTTTAATTATCAAGAAAATGCAAACCTGACTGTCCCACGTCTGGAAATGGCAAACACCAGTGAACTCAGGCCAGGTCCAGGTGCTGAAAGGCTCAAACGCCTTGTCACTGGTTTGCTATCAGCTGAGGATTTTCATGAGAATCAATGCGCTTGA
- the LOC132166367 gene encoding probable sugar phosphate/phosphate translocator At5g25400, with product MALSGGVLRNVVVSFVYLAVWLFLSCSVIVYNKYIMDRKLYGWPFPISLTMIHMAFCSTLAFLLVRVFKVVEDSYSMPRELYLRSVVPIGALYALSLWFYNSAYIYLSVSFIQMLKALTPVAVYSIGLLFKKDSFNSGVMLNMLSISLGVAVAAYGEVKFHTWGVVLQLLGLTFEATRLVMIEILLGSKGIKLNPILSLYYIAPCCFAFLSVPWLILEYPLLREAASFRPDFVIFGSNALCAFGLNLAVFLVVGKTSALTLNVAGVVKDWLLIGFSWSVIKDTVTAVNLVGYLLAFMGVVYYNHSKLKGLQAAEAQKKQLLADEESGRLLHETEYEGTGKMSDTQD from the coding sequence ATGGCTCTCTCCGGCGGCGTCCTGAGAAACGTCGTCGTCTCCTTCGTCTACCTGGCCGTCTGGCTCTTCCTGAGCTGCTCGGTGATCGTGTACAACAAGTACATCATGGACCGCAAGCTCTACGGCTGGCCTTTCCCGATCTCCCTCACGATGATCCACATGGCCTTCTGCTCCACGCTGGCGTTCCTCCTTGTCCGCGTCTTCAAGGTCGTGGAGGACTCCTACTCCATGCCACGTGAGCTCTATCTCAGGTCCGTGGTTCCCATCGGCGCCCTCTACGCGCTCTCCCTCTGGTTCTACAACTCCGCCTACATCTACCTCTCCGTCTCCTTCATTCAGATGCTCAAGGCCCTCACCCCCGTCGCCGTCTACTCCATCGGACTCCTCTTCAAGAAAGACTCCTTCAACAGCGGCGTCATGCTCAACATGCTCTCCATCTCCCTCGGCGTCGCCGTCGCCGCCTACGGCGAGGTCAAGTTCCACACCTGGGGCGTCGTGTTGCAGCTTCTCGGCCTGACATTCGAGGCCACCCGGCTCGTCATGATCGAGATTTTGTTGGGTTCCAAAGGAATTAAGCTCAACCCGATCCTTTCCCTTTACTACATCGCGCCGTGCTGTTTCGCGTTCTTGTCGGTGCCGTGGTTGATTCTGGAGTACCCTTTGCTGAGGGAAGCCGCGAGTTTCCGTCCGGATTTCGTGATCTTCGGGAGCAACGCGCTCTGCGCGTTCGGGCTCAACTTGGCCGTGTTCTTGGTCGTCGGGAAGACCTCCGCTCTCACATTGAATGTCGCCGGCGTTGTGAAGGATTGGCTGCTGATCGGATTCTCGTGGTCGGTGATCAAGGACACCGTGACGGCCGTCAATTTGGTTGGCTACTTGTTGGCGTTTATGGGTGTTGTTTATTACAATCACTCCAAGTTGAAGGGGCTTCAGGCGGCGGAGGCGCAGAAGAAGCAGCTGCTGGCCGACGAGGAGTCCGGGAGGTTGTTGCACGAGACAGAATATGAAGGGACCGGCAAGATGAGCGACACGCAGGATTGA